The following proteins are co-located in the Noviherbaspirillum sp. UKPF54 genome:
- a CDS encoding alpha/beta fold hydrolase: protein MQDSSLHWKQFTPGMHSELRYRFRKVKRGALARLALLSSRFDPMLKTAESLLRMEYPGDSSNKNLIVFLPGIGDLAEDFERNGFIADLRHYGITADAVAVDAHYGYYASRAIHARIAEDVVDAAQEAGYERIWLAGISLGGFGASSFAALTSSRLSGLLLLAPYLGNGELVNEIASAGGVRQWKPGIVRAEDYPRAVWAWLKENCAQQQPPLPIYLGYGAEDMFADANALLADVLPESQVYSVRGGHNWATWKKLWPHILAGSRAMIEAPYAPASSSPVSGNIA, encoded by the coding sequence ATGCAGGATTCTTCATTACATTGGAAACAATTCACTCCCGGCATGCATTCCGAACTCCGCTATCGATTCCGCAAAGTAAAAAGAGGTGCTCTGGCAAGGCTGGCATTGTTGTCTTCCCGTTTCGATCCGATGCTAAAGACGGCGGAGTCGCTGCTCAGGATGGAATACCCGGGAGATTCGTCGAACAAGAATTTGATCGTTTTCCTGCCGGGCATTGGCGATCTGGCGGAAGACTTTGAGAGGAACGGCTTCATTGCCGACCTGCGGCATTATGGCATTACCGCCGACGCCGTGGCGGTCGATGCCCACTATGGTTACTACGCGTCGCGCGCCATTCACGCGAGAATTGCGGAAGATGTGGTCGATGCCGCGCAGGAGGCCGGCTATGAGCGAATCTGGCTGGCTGGTATCTCCCTCGGCGGATTCGGCGCTTCATCCTTCGCGGCATTAACGTCGTCCCGATTGTCCGGCTTGCTGCTGCTGGCGCCATACCTGGGAAACGGCGAACTGGTGAATGAAATCGCCTCGGCTGGAGGCGTCCGGCAATGGAAGCCGGGCATCGTGCGGGCGGAAGACTACCCGCGCGCGGTGTGGGCATGGCTGAAGGAAAACTGTGCGCAGCAACAGCCGCCGTTGCCGATCTATCTCGGCTATGGCGCAGAAGACATGTTTGCCGATGCAAACGCGCTGCTTGCCGATGTCTTGCCAGAATCGCAGGTGTACTCGGTCCGCGGCGGACACAACTGGGCGACATGGAAAAAGCTTTGGCCGCACATACTCGCTGGGAGCAGGGCAATGATCGAGGCGCCCTACGCTCCGGCGTCTTCTTCACCGGTGAGCGGCAACATCGCCTGA
- a CDS encoding 1-acyl-sn-glycerol-3-phosphate acyltransferase — translation MKRRRLFAAWSYGCYAWLVFALVMLSFGSLVSLLQSPRHGRLVARAGTRLLFRLAGMPVSAYGMERLPHTQHILLVNHASFVDGLALTALLPARPGYAFVVRQQYASQGLLYPLLRGLGTVVLNRSHHNDATNVDLLKAALRHGKSLIVFPEGGFAPETGLKAFHSGAFIAAIAEDVPIVVAGLRGARKALRPGTWLPRRTAIELEIGPVLPPHGVDALQELQLRMAAHQAMLPLTGEEDAGA, via the coding sequence ATGAAACGACGACGATTATTTGCAGCATGGAGCTACGGATGCTATGCATGGCTTGTCTTTGCGCTGGTCATGCTTTCATTCGGCAGCCTGGTCAGTCTATTACAGTCGCCACGGCACGGACGGCTTGTTGCGCGTGCCGGGACACGCCTGCTTTTTCGGTTGGCAGGGATGCCCGTTTCCGCATACGGCATGGAACGGTTACCTCACACACAACATATACTGCTGGTAAATCACGCAAGTTTCGTGGACGGCTTGGCACTTACCGCGCTTCTGCCGGCACGGCCGGGATATGCATTCGTCGTGCGGCAGCAATATGCCAGCCAGGGCTTGCTCTACCCGCTACTCAGGGGCTTGGGAACGGTGGTGCTGAACCGCAGCCATCACAATGACGCGACCAATGTGGACCTTCTGAAAGCGGCGCTCCGGCATGGGAAAAGCCTGATCGTGTTTCCCGAAGGGGGTTTTGCCCCTGAAACGGGATTGAAAGCCTTTCACTCCGGCGCGTTCATTGCAGCCATTGCCGAAGACGTTCCGATCGTCGTGGCGGGACTGCGCGGCGCGCGTAAAGCACTGAGGCCGGGAACATGGCTGCCCCGCCGCACTGCGATTGAACTTGAAATCGGACCGGTTCTTCCACCACACGGCGTCGATGCGCTGCAGGAACTGCAATTACGCATGGCAGCGCATCAGGCGATGTTGCCGCTCACCGGTGAAGAAGACGCCGGAGCGTAG